One Anser cygnoides isolate HZ-2024a breed goose chromosome 6, Taihu_goose_T2T_genome, whole genome shotgun sequence genomic region harbors:
- the RIF1 gene encoding telomere-associated protein RIF1 isoform X1: MARRSAARGEIAWRRSMLSASAPSPGSPRSPLAQPPPPGPARRPSRARRHLRPGGSGAAAGGGLGAGGSGPPPLAAPQEARPPARRTMSAAAGLRPLLETLEDPAAPPGELTDAHLAIVSRLTGEEGKEFTADVRRLFPQLCKVFKAHISSANSELSNAALQALGFCVFNSKITSELSATEVHDLLSTLNSIALKTSDKNTRTRALWVISKQTFPSEIVKKEVSNIISTLETILTKGEVQSMVVEYEALNVVIRLMEQTPTQMGEEAVRWAKLIIPLVVHSAHKVQLRGATALEIGMPLLLQKQQEVAAVTEHLMTTKLISELQKLFSTKNETYVLKLWPLFVKLLGKTLHRSGSFINSLLQLEELGFRSGSPVVKKIAFIAWKSLIDNFALNPDILCSAKRLKLLMQPLSSIHVRTEALALTKLEVWWYLLMRLGPQLPANFEQVCVPLIQSTLSLDSSAALPGTPSRVPTNQNLGLANPTQKSGSYPFASPATPRMNLNSSTAGVVVIPSIQLLGIEMLLHFLMGPEVLDFAKQNKLVLSLEPLQHPLISSSSFFCKHATTLINAVQDGFIAIGKEVPDSTLNIIWKDISGYVKTAIESGNKKEKQGSEVLTMLLQALKNTVRSNSLPVQKILSLVDITVKELPPKVLGSPAYQVADMDLLNGTPALFLIQLPFHDNLLEWCVTDERFFVILETLVGYVLSGPTSPLAFSESVLCIINKNAKLVENKEHLWRMWSIVVNPLTEWINRTNEVNQGDALEHNFNAVYSALLLPVALIFPVQEFPQPTMKSLLRTWSDLYRAFARCAALVATAEENLCCEELCAKIISGLEGETPVVSSMMDGLTHIISVMVDCINFAPYGIKYQPKNRSPQTPTDWSKKKREPLGKLSSLFKLLVMLINSFHTFSSNEICSEALVSVGPSIIAILHNIISHVSLPSVIGTMFAIFSKPLAVFYEKTKLADVPKAYSNLNNKLEKLLAEIIQCLQSHCTGAYDSELLEQLSPLLCVMFQHKSKQIRKQCAHFWNATFAKAASLTYPEELKSVLSQAKQKIPLLLPGFESIEIAEEHSTPFSEEMENSQWDAKMSGMEANLGRKRDSILAQTNELKDKPSNVQVTPAKLKLEFSSSKAKSEILLEEEKSVDFVFIPPEAKPRILTEHQKEVLRSKRIGIPAMYNNLDTSQDTTLFSQYTQSQEDSLEKPSLIENAKEDNKNNPQEENGKSEGCITESDETTGDCKSDNSLEDVRKKSVTHMESNSTVNSEGESKSDMAELMQEEPAVGEGLEKSTTETVSKESSVGNKDASNVSSSSTSSDVISGTPQPASRRQSFITLEKFDSSENRPFSVSALNSMSEMSGSSSVPDKQENTNKCKTATKLEKSGEENKNSSQSEQIFTAIRRLTRRQSKLEQLENKHSRLSRSEQEKSAQESVVSNSMETSSEPSCAVEDTERVLTAQSQALSSTEAEIKKVEDAIAEIERVRALDTDSKENKPPEAAGSSDQVTDDDNQVPHVSPSQKTLRRSSRRRSETGEVSAGSQDKEDGHQKKDKRKEDEKSLQKKLPQTKDDVSQKQKAVSGKTTDTANRKESSLPERAAAEDSGSVGDEEVNKSTRKSEDKLKMDVEGQDCSSGTIGEKKKERPRYHTRSSSQGLLSSIENSEADGCETKEESIKKKKPGKVKTRSDPLEGKLKDLQPGSRGQEEVSSQENESKNLLETNRSELSDEVSTDMSLAEPQDLKKDLKNEVIPTDAGGAGGSACPETSPDMQNTCGEQTKTGVVTESFTDPSVSEVLKAGEENTHIERQRNAGDCSSVLPDHVQGANASGSEPSSLQVPECQHKRSKRQRKLRSCDCCYRKAKQPAMSFTELKTEDSPDPNEPQTTPVQTAVDTSEMSASSNFEESLAMAPCAMSTPRLHFKEPSAFNLEGERKSEDNVQGNTCSMEEEENPARVTGELDDSIMEVKVAVDEDDGTEQGVTECASDEPADSCLAAGNHSEEPGATVKEEENENGPMEEIPGALSVVSRPEREEMNELESNQDDKEQAENAIAESCAILDKEMKEELIETEITVPENLAVEGEGAVENNNVDSPQKPENLDSFALVNESPNSMQARCMWSPSASPSTSILKRGVKRNQEDDSLSPANKIRRVSFANPIYQEGLADDIDRRSPVIRSHSSPSSRSLKILSNIQAKHITTPTKGFLSPGSRNPKFKSSKKCLITEMAKESLPSPTECMYPALAGCKAPVDVILPQITSNICARGLGQLIRAKNIKTVGDLSTLTASEIKTLPIRSPKVSNVKKALKGYHEQQVKSRGCEELVVLEDVEKTINNVEDKSVDDEKLATDLIEPVVLNANGQPTADLLSQIDALAAQLTSEVLYGYSGSQLFEMQEKLAGMTNCIMKNLQSRWKSPPHDSSN, translated from the exons CAACTGAAGTACACGACTTGCTTTCAACGCTAAACAGCATTGCTTTGAAAACTTCAGACAAAAACACTCGCACTCGAGCACTTTGGGTGATTTCTAAGCAGACGTTTCCTTCTGAAATTGTTAAAAAAGAG GTGTCCAATATTATTTCTACACTGGAAACAATACTTACTAAAGGAGAAGTCCAGTCTATGGTTGTTGAATATGAAGCACTGAATGTTGTTATACG CTTAATGGAGCAAACCCCAACCCAGATGGGAGAAGAGGCTGTGAGGTGGGCAAAGCTGATCATTCCTCTGGTCGTCCATTCAGCTCATAAAGTGCAGCTGcgaggtgccactgcactggAGATAGGCatgcccctgctgctgcagaaacagcaggaggtggcagctgTCACTGAACACCTAATGACCACA aaattaatttcagaacttcaaaaactgttttctacaAAAAATGAGACATACGTCTTAAAATTATGGCCGCTGTTTGTCAAATTACTTGGAAAG actcTGCATCGTAGTGGCAGTTTCATCAATTcattgctgcagctggaggaacTTGGATTTCGTAGTGGCTCACCGGTAGTAAAGAAAATAGCCTTCATTGCATGGAAGAGTCTAATAgataattttgctttaaatccag atATATTGTGCAGTGCTAAAAGGCTGAAATTGTTAATGCAGCCCCTGAGCTCAATCCACGTGAGAACAGAGGCTTTAGCACTGACGAAACTGGAGGTCTGGTGGTATTTGCTCATGAGGCTGGGGCCGCAGCTGCCTGCAAACTTTGAACAG GTTTGTGTACCGTTAATCCAGAGTACTCTGAGTCTAGATTCTTCTGCTGCGTTGCCAGGAACTCCCTCACGTGTACCAACCAACCAAAATCTAGGTTTGGCAAACCCTACACAGAAATCAG GTTCTTATCCATTTGCAAGTCCGGCCACACCGAGAATGAACTTGAATTCTAGTACTGCAGGAGTGGTGGTGATTCCTTCTATTCAGCTTCTGGGAATTGAGATGCTGCTTCACTTCTTGATGGGACCAGAAGTTTTggattttgcaaagcaaaacaaacttgtACTTAGTTTAG AGCCTCTCCAGCACCCACTGATCAGCAGctcatcttttttttgtaagcatGCCACCACACTTATAAATGCAGTTCAGGATGGATTTATTGCAATTGGAAAAGAAGTTCCTG ATTCTACGCTGAATATTATATGGAAGGACATAAGTGGATATGTAAAAACAGCTATTGAATCAG gtaataagaaagaaaaacaggggTCAGAAGTACTGACTATGTTACTTCAGGCCTTAAAAAACACTGTTAGATCAAATTCTCTTCCGGTGCAGAAAATACTG TCTCTCGTTGATATTACTGTTAAGGAATTACCTCCCAAAGTATTAGGATCACCAGCTTATCAGGTTGCTGATATGGATCTTTTAAAT GGAACGCCAGCTTTGTTCTTAATTCAGCTGCCTTTCCATGATAACCTATTGGAATGGTGTGTAACAGATGAGAG GTTCTTTGTAATCCTAGAAACTCTCGTGGGTTACGTTTTATCTGGGCCTACATCTCCACTGGCTTTCAGTGAATCTGTGTTATGCATTATTAATAAGAATGCAAAGCTGGTGGAAAACAAGGAACATCTTTGGAGAATGTGGAGTATTGTTGTTAACCCGCTAACCGAATGGATTAATCGG ACTAATGAAGTAAATCAGGGTGATGCACTGGAACACAACTTCAATGCTGTTTATAGTGCACTGTTGCTACCAGTAGCCCTTATCTTCCCTGTTCAGGAATTTCCACAG CCAACTATGAAGTCCTTGCTGCGTACTTGGTCAGACCTGTATAGAGCATTTGCTCGCTGTGCTGCTTTAGTtgcaacagcagaagaaaacctgTGCTGTGAAGAACTTTGTGCCAAAATAATATCTGGGCTAGAAGGTGAAACTCCAGTA gtgTCTTCAATGATGGATGGTCTCACCCATATTATATCAGTTATGGTTGACTGCATCAACTTTGCACCATATGGTATTAAATATCAGCCAAAAAACAGAT CTCCACAGACACCTACGGATTGGTCTAAGAAGAAAAGGGAGCCCCTTGGaaagctttcttctctgtttaaaCTCCTGGTGATGTTAATAAACTCTTTCCATACGTTCAGTTCCAACGAAATCTGTTCAGAAGCATTGGTCTCTGTTGGTCCTTCAATTATTGCTATTCTTCACAACATCATCAGCCACGTTTCCTTGCCTTCGGTGATTGGGACGATGTTCGCAATTTTTTCAAAACCACTGGCAgtgttttatgaaaaaacaaa gcTTGCTGATGTACCTAAAGCATACAGTAATCTTAACAACAAG cTTGAAAAACTCCTGGCCGAGATAATTCAGTGTTTGCAGTCTCACTGCACTGGCGCTTACGACAGCGAACTGCTAGAGCAGCTTTCTCCGTTGCTCTGCGTAATGTTTCAGCATAAGAGCAAACAGATCCGCAAGCAGTGTGCCCACTTCTGGAACGCAACATTTGCTAAGGCTGCATCACTGACATACCCTGAAGAATTAAA GTCTGTGTTAAGCCAAGCCAAACAGAAAATTCCactcctgctgcctggctttGAAAGCATTGAGATAGCTGAAGAACATAGCACGCCGTTCTCTGAGGAG ATGGAAAATTCACAGTGGGATGCAAAGATGAGTGGGATGGAAGCGAATCTGGGTCGAAAACGAGACTCCATATTGGCTCAGACAAATGAACTAAAAGACAAGCCCAGTAATGTGCAAGTAACACCTGCAAAG tTAAAACTAGAGTTTTCATCTTCGAAGGCTAAAAGCGAGATACttctggaagaagagaaatctGTCGATTTTGTGTTCATTCCTCCAGAAGCAAAACCAAGAATATTGACAGAACATCAAAAAGAAGTGCTTAGGTCAAAGAG aattgGTATTCCTGCTATGTACAACAATTTAGACACTTCACAAGATACAACCTTATTTTCTCAGTATACTCAGAGCCAGGAAGATTCATT gGAAAAGCCATCTTtaatagaaaatgcaaaagaagataataaaaacaatCCTCAG gaagaaaatggaaagagtgaaggctgCATCACTGAATCAGATGAAACCACGGGGGACTGCAAATCAGATAACTCTCTTGAGGATGTGAGAAAGAAGTCTGTTACTCACATGGAGAGCAACTCAACTGTAAATAGTGAAGGGGAGTCAAAAAGTGACATGGCTGAACTGATGCAGGAGGAGCCAGCAGTTGGAGAGGGGTTAGAAAAAAGTACTACAGAAACAGTTTCAAAGGAGTCGTCAGTAGGAAACAAAGACGCTTCAAATGTCAGTAGCAGTTCGACTTCAAGTGATGTAATTTCTGGAACTCCCCAGCCTGCAAGCCGACGGCAATCTTTTATTACTTTGGAGAAATTTGACAGTTCAGAGAACAGACCCTTTAGCGTTTCAGCGTTAAACAGTATGTCAGAGATGTCTGGAAGCTCTTCTGTGCCAgataaacaggaaaatacaaaCAAGTGCAAGACTGCTACTAAACTAGAAAAAtctggagaagagaacaaaaattctTCACAGTCTGAACAAATATTTACTGCAATACGGAGGCTAACTCGCAGGCAGAGTAAACTGGAGCAGCTAGAAAATAAGCATTCCAGGTTAAGTAGGTCAGAACAAGAGAAAAGTGCGCAAGAGTCTGTTGTTTCCAACAGTATGGAAACCAGTTCTGAACCGTCTTGTGCCGTGGAGGACACGGAACGTGTTCTCACTGCTCAGTCCCAAGCTCTCAGTTCTacagaagcagaaattaaaaaagttgAAGATGCAATAGCAGAAATAGAAAGGGTTCGGGCTTTAGATACGGATTCTAAAGAAAATAAGCCCCCAGAGGCAGCTGGTTCATCTGACCAGGTAACAGATGATGATAATCAGGTCCCACACGTGTCTCCTAGTCAGAAAACACTAAGACGTTCTTCAAGGCGACGGTCAGAAACCGGAGAAGTGTCAGCGGGTAGTCAAGATAAGGAAGACGGCCACCAGAAAAAAGACAAACgtaaagaagatgaaaaatccCTGCAAAAGAAGTTGCCACAGACTAAAGACGATGTATcccaaaagcagaaagcagtgtCTGGGAAAACAACAGacactgcaaacagaaaagaaagcagcctACCtgagagagctgctgcagaggactCTGGCTCAGTGGGTGATGAGGAGGTGAACAAAAGCACTAGGAAGTCAGAAGATAAATTGAAGATGGACGTGGAAGGTCAAGACTGTAGCTCAGGTACAATAGGCGAGAAGAAAAAGGAACGCCCCCGATACCATACAAGAAGCAGCTCACAAGGATTGCTTTCCAGCATAGAAAATTCAGAGGCTGATGGCTGTGAGACCAAGGAAGAAAgcataaagaagaagaaacctGGAAAAGTGAAAACCAGAAGTGATCCTCTTGAAGGTAAATTGAAAGACCTACAGCCAGGAAGCCGTGGCCAGGAGGAGGTGTCTTCCCAAGAAAACGAAAGTAAAAATCTGTTGGAAACAAATAGAAGTGAACTAAGTGATGAAGTCAGCACAGACATGTCATTGGCTGAACCACAGGACCTGAAAAAGGAcctgaaaaatgaagtaattccTACAGAtgctggtggagctgggggATCTGCCTGCCCAGAGACTTCACCTGATATGCAGAACACATGTGGGGAACAAACCAAGACCGGGGTGGTGACAGAATCTTTTACCGACCCAAGTGTATCTGAAGTTctgaaagcaggagaggaaaacacacacattgaaaggcaaagaaatgcAGGAGACTGTTCGAGTGTTCTGCCTGACCATGTACAAGGAGCGAATGCTTCAGGTAGCGAGCCTTCCTCTTTGCAAGTACCTGAGTGTCAGCACAAGAGaagcaaaaggcagagaaaactAAGGAGCTGCGATTGCTGTTACAGAAAGGCAAAGCAGCCAGCAATGTCATTCACTGAGCTGAAAACTGAGGACAGTCCTGACCCGAACGagccccaaaccaccccagTTCAGACAGCCGTAGATACATCAGAGATGTCTGCTAGCTCAAATTTTGAGGAGAGCTTGGCCATGGCACCTTGTGCAATGAGCACACCACGGCTTCATTTTAAGGAACCCAGCGCGTTCAActtggaaggagagagaaaatctgAAGATAACGTGCAAGGGAACACTTGCAgtatggaggaggaggagaatccAGCACGTGTAACAGGTGAACTTGATGATTCCATAATGGAAGTAAAAGTAGCCGTTGATGAGGATGACGGAACTGAACAGGGTGTAACCGAGTGTGCTTCAGATGAGCCTGCTGAcagctgcctggctgcagggaaTCACAGTGAAGAACCAGGAGCTACagtaaaggaagaagaaaatgagaatggaCCAATGGAGGAGATACCTGGGGCACTGAGCGTTGTTAGCAGGCCTGAGAGAGAAGAGATGAATGAACTAGAAAGCAATCAAGATGATAAAGAACAAGCTGAGAACGCTATAGCAGAAAGTTGCGCTATTCTAGATAAAGAGATGAAAGAGGAATTGATAGAAACTGAAATTACAGTGCCTGAAAATCTCGCTGTAGAGGGTGAAGGTGCAGTAGAAAATAACAATGTGGATTCACCTCAGAAGCCAGAAAATCTTGATTCTTTCGCTTTAGTAAACGAAAGCCCTAACAGTATGCAGGCACGCTGCATGTGGTCTCCTTCGGCTTCTCCATCCACGAGCATTTTAAAGAGAGGtgtaaaaagaaatcaagaggACGATTCCCTGTCACCTGCTAATAAG ATTCGACGTGTCTCTTTTGCAAATCCCATTTATCAAGAAGGACTGGCAGATGACATAGACAGGAGGAGCCCTGTCATTAGATCCCATTCTTCACCATCTTCACGAAGTCTTAAAATCTTATCTAACATTCAGGCTAAG CATATTACCACTCCAACCAAAGGATTTCTGTCCCCAGGATCTCGTAACCCTAAATTTAAGAGCTCAAAGAAGTGTTTA ATTACAGAAATGGCTAAGGAATCACTGCCTTCTCCTACAGAATGCATGTATCCTGCCTTAGCAGGCTGTAAGGCACCAGTCGATGTAATTTTACCTCAGATTACATCAAATATATG cGCAAGAGGTTTGGGGCAGCTCATTCGAGCAAAGAACATTAAGACAGTGGGTGATCTGAGTACTCTGACAGCATCAGAAATCAAAACTCTTCCCATCCGTTCTCCTAAAGTTTCCAACGTTAAAAAAGCTCTTAAAGGATATCACGAGCAGCAG GTAAAATCCCGAGGGTGTGAGGAATTGGTAGTGCTTGAAGATGTAGAGAAAACAATAAACAACGTAGAGGATAAATCTGTTGATGACGAGAAACTTGCAACAG atTTGATCGAACCGGTTGTCTTGAATGCAAACGGCCAACCCACAGCAGATCTTCTGAGCCAGATCGATGCCCTCGCTGCTCAGCTGACCTCTGAAGTTCTCTATGGCTATTCAGGAAGCCAGCTCTTTGAGATGCAAGAAAAACTTGCGGGCATGACAAACTGTATCATGAAAAACCTGCAGTCCCGCTGGAAATCGCCTCCCCACGACAGTTCCAATTAG